A genomic stretch from Drosophila santomea strain STO CAGO 1482 unplaced genomic scaffold, Prin_Dsan_1.1 Segkk12_quiver_pilon_scaf, whole genome shotgun sequence includes:
- the LOC120457526 gene encoding uncharacterized protein LOC120457526 has product MAPRPRATQSLESRRTRGIKSYRCRVCSGIHPLRKCKRFHKLSAEKRLRAVLINKYCSNCLAHQHSGGDCRSQEGCKKCGGDHHTLLHMHEVLPAPTPAALPAPTRRERHPAAPRPVRISRTPPPAPVANNRPCPKVSVASPAVATGQQKAVPILPTAIVVLDTGSKTFETGAMIDPCMPVRSIDRSLAAAFHVPITRLGDDEVCSVTLRSRTSTFRLNVVLKIEPSLRIRTPIRALIDCARAKFDGVRLADERFYRPASISLVLGSDVYANLIQPGFLKLRMGCPSRRTRCSDGPFLERARNEEADPAV; this is encoded by the coding sequence atggctcctcgtcctcgtgccACCCAGTcgttggagagcagacgtactcGAGGTATTAAATCCTACCGCTGCCGAGTCTGCTCTggaatccatcctcttcggaagtgcaagaggttccacaaactgagcgctgaaaagcgcctTCGGGCAGTACTTATCAATAAGTACTGCTCGAACTGCCTCGCCCATCAGCACTCAGGAGGAGACTGCCGCAGCCAAGAGGGATGCAAGAAGTGTGGAGGAGACCACCACACTCTCCTCCACATGCATGAGGTCCTCCCCGCTCCGACCCCGGCAGCGCTACCAGCTCCGACGCGCAGAGAGCGCCATCCCGCTGCACCTCGTCCGGTCCGGATTTCCCGCACTCCGCCACCAGCCCCAGTCGCCAACAATCGCCCGTGTCCGAAGGTCTCCGTCGCGTCTCCGGCGGTGGCAACGGGGCAGCAGAAGGCTGTCCCCATCCTGCCTACAGCCATCGTCGTGCTGGACACGGGctcgaagaccttcgagaccggGGCCATGATCGACCCATGCATGCCGGTGCGCAGCATCGACCGGTCGTTGGCGGCTGCGTTCCATGTGCCCATCACCCGGCTGGGAGACGACGAGGTCTGCTCGGTGACACTCCGGTCCCGAACAAGCACCTTCCGACTCAACGTCGTCCTGAAGATCGAACCCAGCCTAAGGATCCGGACACCCATCCGAGCTCTGATCGACTGCGCAAGGGCCAAGTTTGACGGTGTTCGGCTCGCGGACGAGCGCTTCTACCGGCCGGCCTCCATCTCCCTCGTGTTGGGATCAGATGTATATGCCAATCTGATCCAACCGGGGTTCTTAAAATTGAGGATGGGTTGCCCGTCGCGCAGAACACGATGTTCGGATGGACCGTTTCTGGAGCGTGCACGGAATGAAGAGGCCGATCCTGCTGTCTAG
- the LOC120457527 gene encoding uncharacterized protein LOC120457527: MKAKAQYKAALRILSRLKGKAALSPQGKAKLTWAEQRVAEGRLHFANLPNMASTGGFANKVEESLANKSQRSTERANKDAPGSKRRRWPKEAGPIPSIPKAKVLLPIAIQGDRALKLLQRQSQEHPLSEVREDGVGHGSLFLRLKKRHPENKDTHTLKAGEVEKDLGLETTTKAALGLSLNEADEEDGSLTLTVNPSNGDEPSKHATEGAAAQSS; this comes from the coding sequence ATGAAGGCTAAGGCGCAGTACAAAGCCGCCCTTCGCATCCTGAGCCGGCTCAAGGGAAAAGCCGCCCTATCCCCACAGGGGAAGGCAAAGCTTACCTGGGCCGAGCAAAGGGTCGCAGAGGGCAGGCTGCACTTCGCCAACCTCCCTAACATGGCATCCACGGGCGGATTCGCCAACAAGGTGGAGGAGTCGCTTGCCAACAAGAGTCAACGCTCAACCGAGAGAGCCAATAAGGACGCACCGGGGAGCAAGCGGCGACGCTGGCCGAAGGAGGCAGGACCAATCCCGTCCATTCCTAAGGCGAAGGTTCTCTTACCCATCGCAATCCAAGGAGACCGGGCgctgaagctgctgcagcGACAGAGTCAAGAACATCCTCTATCCGAGGTACGGGAAGATGGCGTGGGGCATGGGAGCCTGTTCCTGCGCCTCAAAAAACGCCATCCCGAGAATAAGGATACTCACACCCTGAAGGCAGGCGAGGTAGAAAAAGACCTAGGTCTGGAAACCACCACAAAAGCCGCCCTGGGACTTTCGCTGAACGAGGCGGACGAGGAGGACGGTAGCCTGACGTTGACAGTCAACCCGTCGAATGGAGATGAGCCTAGTAAGCATGCCACTGAGGGTGCTGCAGCTCAATCTTCATAA